The region AGTTAATTTTTATTATTCAATCCTGAGGTATTGGCAATCAGGTTATTAGAGAAATTAACCTAATAGGTGTTATCTATATCGTTTTACTAAACTCAATTTTAAGCTTTTTCTTCGATAAAATTTTTTATATTTAATAAATATGGGTAAAATTACCCATATTAATTTTGGCTAAGATTATTTAAAATCGCGACTTGATTGAAAATAAACCAGTTGTGAGGTTTTCAAGGTATTAGCGATGAAGTTTTATAATAATCTTGAGTCATTCTTATTCGCTTATGAGCTCGGGTCATTCTCCAAAGCGGGTAAAAAATTAAATATTACACAAGCGGCTGTGTCAACTCAAATAAAAAATTTGGAAATTTATTTAGGTAAGACACTTTTTATACGTGAAGGTAAATATATTAAGCCTACGTTTGCTGCTAAAAAATTAGCTGTTTTAGTTTCTGAACCTTTTTATAAATTAAGGGGCGCTATCGATAGCTTTTCCAAATATACCAATACACGAGAAGGTATAATAAAAATAGGTTGCATCAATGAATTTGCTCAAAAGATTTTAACCCCTAAAATAGGTATCTGCCTTGAGCATGAAATTAAACTTAGAGTAAATTATATTAATAACAATCAAGAAGTAATTGATGCATTGCAAGATAATTTAATAGATTTTGGAATTACGTCAGTTAAATTTGATTATCCTAATCTCAAATTTATTAAATTATTTGATGATGAATTAATTTTTGTTGGAACTGAGCGTTGGAAAAATTACTTAGATCAAACAAATGTGGCTTCATTTGTTTCTAGCCTTCATTCATTACGCTGGCTTGCTTATAATAACGATTTGCCATTCATCAAAAAGTATATAGATTCTATTTTAGATACAGTACAATTTATTGAACCCTATCTTACTTTTACTGATTTTAATGTGTTGATTGATCTAGTTGCGCGTGGTTATGGAGTGGCTTGTTTGCCAAAAACATATGTCCAGTCTTATATCGACAATCAATCAGTTATTCAAATGCATTTTCCTAAAAATCCGCCTCGATACACAGTTTATCTAGTATATAAAGCAGGTAGTTTGCTAAATAAACGAATGAAATTTTTCAAAGAGCTTTGCGATAAGATGTCTGTAAAAAATTTAATAGGCGTATATTAGAGTGTGCTACAAGCCTACAATGAAATAACGTGTTAGGGAAATTTTCAATCAATAACCAGAAGCTAATTTAAGAATAAGCTGGTTTTTTGATTTACAATCATATTTTTCCCGTAAGTTTTCAAAGTGTCTTTCTACGGTACGTCTTGAAATTCCAAGGAGAGATGCGGTCTCATCCGAAGTTTTTCCCCGTATATGCCACCATAATACTTCTTTTTCTCTTAGCGTTAAATGAGTGTTGTGATGAAAGCTTTTTTTATTAAAAGGAATGGCAAGAGTAATCGATTCTTTAATAAAGGCTGTACTCATGAGTTGCATAAACTCAAGTTGATTTGCAATTGAAAGTTTAGGCAAAAGAGGGCGGATTGAAGCTAATTGACTATCAAAATAGTTATTAAATTTAGACAACATATCAAGGTTGTTTAAATAAATATGATTTATATCTGGCTTATCTAAGGGCGCATCAAAGCAGTAGAATTTTAATACTTTATCCTTACTATTAAGAATCTCAAGTATGCGAAATGAATGGCCGAAATTAAAATCTTGCAACAATTTACCGGCATCCTTATAAGTTTCCTGCTCATTTTGCGGATAAGTATCTAAAAGATAGAACCCTTTTTTAGGATAAGATTTTAAAATATTTAGAGGTTTATTCTTAATAATGCCCTGTAAAATACATTGATGTAAGTATTCATCATGACTGTCTAACCAAAAATAATTACCTGTTTCATCCGCTTCAATGTAACTAAAATGATTAATTCCTATCGCTTTAAATAATACGGCGCATGTGTTTTTTACAAAATTAGTGTAATTAAGTAGGCGCAAAGGTTCATTTTCTAAGTTGATATGCATTTTTAAATAAAATAATTAAAATCAAATTAATTATATTGATTAAATATATTACATTAAATAAATATAATATTCAATATTTATACAACTACTTAGCCCGTAATTCTTTAATTATGTTATCTATTAACAATTTTTTAAGGATATAAATAAATTTAGGGGTATAGAAATTTTTCGTTAATAACAAATTGTTACTCTTCCTGTTAGTAACAAAGAGCATTTATAGTAATAAAATTAATAAAAATTAAAGCAAGAAATAATAAGAATAAAACAACAATAATAACAATTATTGTCTCAAGGGTTACTTATAAAAATAAAAATGGTTAGTAAAATCGAAAAGGAAATTTTTAATAAAAATAAAACAATAAAAATAAGTAATAAGAATAAAACAATAAGAAAAAGAGATAGGGATGTTATTTACTAAAATATGATTTTATGGATTTAAGGTTGCTTATTTAATCAATAAAAATAATAAAGATTAAAGAAAAATTAAAAAAAATAAAATATGGATGTTCTAAATAGGTTAAATTTATATCCCTATTTATTGACTCTTTAAACGAAAAGAAGAAAAACTAATAAAAACAATAAAGACTGCACTTTAAAGATAAGAATAAAACAAGGAAGTTATTCCTTTTTAATCCAAAATTAATTAAGGCAAAATATTTGGCTAAAAGGTTACAACTTGAATACATAATTTAAGCTTGTTATTATTTGTTTAAGCTGTAATAAAATCTTTATCAATGTCCTTAAAAATTGATTTAAACCATCCAATCTTTTTACTAAAGAATAGAGTCTGCGAAGTTAGTAAAAATTTTTTAAATATATTTGGTTTTAATTATTTTCAGTATTTACGTTGTTTTGCTGATGGTTCTATAAATTGCCTCGTTACAGATACAAACTTATTTGAATATTTTCAGAAAATTGAAAATGAGCCTGTTGTTTTTTCATCTTTTGGTAATGAACATATAAAATCTCATTCATATTGGTTTTTCTGGGATGAAGAGCTACCAAGTATGCCGGTGGAGATTGCTCGAGAAAAATATAATTTCCATAATGGGATTACGTTGGTGAGGCGTAACAAAAATTATTACGACATGATTGCTGTAACGCTTCCTTATGAGCACCCAAATCCGGGTGCATTTTACCTCAATAAATTAAAAGCCATAGAACAATTTATTTTTGATTTTGAATTACAAAATAAAGAATTAATAACGTTATTGAATAAAAATCCTTTAAGCCTTCCTACCGCTTATCGCGATGTGAATTACAAAGATATTTGCTTGCATCAAGATCGAATTACAGTAGAAGGAAAAACTAAATCGACCTATATCACTACCCAAGAATTAACTTGCTTAAGGTTATGGTTACAAGGAGCAACACATAAACAGATTGCCAGGTGTCTCGATCTGTCACATCGAACCGTTGAGACTTATTTAGTGAGGATTAAACAAAGGACAGAATTTTCCTCCTGGTCTGAAATAGAACGTATGTTATATTCTTGTTCTGCTGTTTAGAAGATTTGCTAGATGTAGGTATTTATAACGGACAGACAAAATAATTATATCTATTAAACTCTGCAAAAAGTAAAATTAATTTTGGAGAGTTTGATGAAATTAGCTAAACCTGCCCAACATCTATTTGAACAATTTTGCGAAGGTTATGCCATGCGTGATTTATCTTTTACACTTAGCCTTTTTACAAAAGAAGCTAATGTTTGGGGATCAGGTCTTGACGAATATCGAGTAGGATCAAAGGAAATTGAAGAACAATTAACGAGAGATTGGAGCCAGTCGGAGAGCTCTAAAATAGAAGTCGTACGTTTTGTACCGACACCTGATAATGCTTTGTGGGCTGCGGCAGTTTGTAATGCCCGAATTATAGTTGCTAATAAGAATTATTTATTTGAACATTTACGAGGTACTTTAATTATTGAGCAAGATGAAGGTATTTGGAAAATAGCACACATGCATGCCTCTTTCCCTGACTACAGAAATGTAGAGAATAACTCTTTCCCAATTAATTAACTTTGATTCAATTAGCAAGATAAATTACCACCTGCCTTTACGCACAACCTTTTTTGCATAGATAAGGAATGTCTTTCCCGCGTAGGCGGGAATCCATGCAGAAATTAGCTTCAGTGCTCATTGATGGATAGATCCCCGCCTACGCGGGGATGACAAAAGTGTTTGTAGTAGATGTAAAAGAATTTATAGAGGATAACATAGACATACTTTTGTTATATTTATTTCTCAAACACATAGAATGGATTCCCACCTGCCTTTACGCACAACCTTTTTTGCATGGATAAGGAATGTCTTTCCCGCGTAGGCGGGAATCCATGCAGAAATTAGCTTCAGTGCTCATTGATGGATAGATCCCCGCCTACGCGGGGATGACAAAAGTGTTTGTAGTAGATGTAAAAGAATTTATAGAGGATAACATAGACATACTTTTGTTATATTTATTTCTCAAACACATAGAATGGATTCTCACCTGCTTTTACGCACAACCTTTTTTGCATGGATAAGGAATGTCTTTCCCGCGTAGGCGGGAATCCATGCAGAAATTAGCCTCAGTGCTCATTGATGGGTAGATCCCCGCCTACGTGGGGATGACAAAAGTGTTTGTAGTAGATGTAAAAGAATTTATAGAGGATAACATAGACATACTTTTATTATATTTATTTCTCAAACACATAGAATGGATTCTCACCTGCTTTTACGCACAACCTTTTTTGCATAGACAAGGAATGTCTTTCCCGCGTAGGCGGGAATCCATGCAGAAATTAGCTTCAGTGCTGATTGATGGATAGATCCTCGCCTACGCGGAGATGACAAAAGTATTTGTGCGGATGAAATTGTTTTGCAAACTAGCCTATTTCTTTTGTTATTTCCTGTAGACAGAAAGCTATTTTATAGTTAACTCTAAACTAGGCGTGGAGTTTGGGCTATTACCAAATTTAATTGAGCATTTTCCATTAAATTGAAGTATTCTTTCCTTTATTTTTATGTTTAAACAAATAAACAAAGTTAAGGTTATATAATAGTTATTTTTATGAAAAATTCAGAATCTAGTGATTGCTACTTTATTTTTGGTTTCGGCTATACCGCCAAGTTTTTAGCAAAAGAGTTAATTAAGCGCAATTTCAAAGTCATTGGAACTACCCGTGATAAGCAAAAATTTTTAACTTATGATACACAGCCAAACTATTCTCTTATTAATTATCAATTTGATGAAGTCTCAGCTTATTTAAAAGAAGCAACTCATCTTCTGATAAGCATTCCTCCAGTTCCAATGGTAGGTGATCCTGTATTGTCTGATTTTAATAATTTAATTAAAGACAATAGGCATCATTTAAAATGGCTAGGTTATTTATCCTCAACCAGTGTGTACGGTGATCATCAAGGTGATTGGGTAGATGAAGAATCAGTCTGCTTAGCGAAAGATACTCAAAGCACTTTAAGGTTAAATACTGAGAAAGCCTGGACGGCTTTTGCAAAGCAATATCAGCTACCACTACATATCTTTAGATTGGCCGGAATTTATGGACCAGGTAGAAATGCCATAAGTCGTATCAAGGCCGGAAAAAAATTAAGTATTTATAAAAGTGGGCAATTTTTTTCTAGAATCCATGTCTCTGATATTGTATCAGTCTTACTAGCGTCATTAGAGTATCCTAAATCTTATTCAATTTATAATGTTGCTGATGATGAGCCAACTGCATCTCATATTATTGACGCGTATGCTTGTAATTTGTTAAAGCAATCACCTTTGCCCCTTATCAATTATGAAGAAGCGAATCTCTCACCTTTTGAAAGACATTTTTACACCAATAATCGTCGAGTAGCTAACGCTAAAATTAAAAATGAATTAAAAATTAAACTTAAGTACCCAACCTATCAAGAAGGACTCCAGCAGTTAATTACAGATAATTATTAAAATAGAAATCTTATTAAGAGTAGAGCATTTATTATAATATCTTCGAGCTAGTCTAGTTTATCAATTACTTAAATACTCTCTATTTAAGTATAAAATTAATGCTAATAATAAACTATACATTAATCCTATTAATAAGGCGCAGGAAAAAAAAGTATCTGGAATTAGCGCCACTAACACTGTAATTAAGCAAATCACAATGATCTTCATTAAGCTTAGAAGTGAGGTTGCATCTATAATAAATAAATTAAAATTTTTAAATCCACGAGCAATAAAGTTAGGGTATAAAACACCTAATCCTAAAGAAGAAATAGCCATAGGTATAACAAAAGCTAAAATTGACTTAGCAGTAAACCAGCTGGCAATTAAAAAATTTACTGTACCCAGTAGACTTATTATTAAGCCAATGTAAATCAAGTTTTTTGGTAAATATTTAACAAGCAGTATACTATTAAAGAGAGAACCTAAACTAAATAATAAACTTATTAAAGCTCCTATCCAGCCAAAGAGCCTAGTAGATACACCTAACTGTAGCTGTAAGATAAAAGAACTCATAATCAAATAACATACAATAATGCTTACACAAATAATGGCATATATCATATGCATCATATAATATTTATTTTTTAGTAGAATTTTCATCTTTTTAAAAAAAACCTTTTTTTCTTTTTTGGGAGCGATAGTAATGTCTGGTAAAAACCTATAGCTAGATAATAAAAGTAAAAAAGCTAATATAAATAAAAATATAAAATTGCTTTGCCAACCATAAAGCTCCTGTAAGTATCCACCTAAAATTGGGGCTATAACATTAGCAGTTGTTAAAAAAAACACAGTATAAGAAACGAATATTCCTAATTTATTGGAAGGCAGAAGAAGATGAATAAGTGCAATGATAATTGCTATAGAACCAAACCCCGCACCTATCCCCTGTAAAAACCTCAAAGTTAGAAAATAAGTTATATTAGTTGAAAAGATAATTAAAAGAGTAGATAGTAAAAATATACTATTACAAATTAAAAAAGTATGACGATAATTTATTCCTCTATTAGTCCATCCATTTAAGAAAATAGAAAATCCAAATCCTAACATAAAATAAAAATAACTCAGCTGAATAGTATCACTGATAGTATTAAAAAATTGGATTAAAGCAGGCATAGAAGGAATATAAATATCCATTGCAAACTGGGCAATCAATCCATTGGCAATAGCAAATATAATTAATTTATTTGGTGCTGATATAGTAATAGACATTTTAATTTTTATCTTAAGTATTAATAAATTATTTCCTAATAATAACAACAACTTGTCCGGGTTCACTGATAAAGTTATTATTTATTCTGTGCTTAATTTGTTTCAATTCCCATAATAAATAGTGATTTTCCTGTAATTGAGTTATATATTGCTGTTGTATTTTGAAAAATTCTTCTATATTTAGCTCATTAATAAAAAGCTCATAATAGACTTCAATGCCAGAAATTTCATGAGTGATGGCATTAATGATTTCACCTGCACTAAGCCCTTCACGATGAAAATAACCTAGGCTCTGATGTAGCTTTTTACACCAGGCAGCTAACGACGCGCTAAGTTGTTGGGAATAAATAGTTTTATCATACCAAGGGTCAACTACAATTACGCCATATTTAGCGACCCTTAGAGCTTCTGCCAAAGCATCTTCTGGGTTAGGTATATGATGTAGAGAATTAGCGACTAAAACCCAACTAAAATTATCATTCGCATAAGTTAAAAGTCTGGCATCGCCTATTTCAACACTAATATTTGCTTGACGTAATTTCTCTACATAAGGCTCATAAAGATCAATACCATAAACTTTCATAAAATATTTATTTTTTAAATAGATTAATTTTTTGCCATCACCACAACCTACTTCAAGTAAGGAATGAGCTTTTGGTTTTAAATTTATTATTCTTTCAACAAGTTTCTTTTCAAGGGTTGATAGTTTTGGAAAAGACATTTTTGCTCTCCAAGTTAAGTGAGTGTAAAAACGCCGCGCCAAATTCAGTTAATTTAGCATGTTTTAAAAGGATTTCTTCACCCTGTTTAAATTTAATATGATATGCATTTAAACGGTCCTGATAAAAATAAGGCAAGTCTCGAATGGGTCGATTCGAATAATTTTCATGATGGCCACTATGTTTAATATCTATTAAATAATCTTCTGCTAATCTATACATGACAATTAATCTAAAAAAGACAAAATGTGCATGAAAAATTCCCTTTAAAGGTCGTAATACATTTCGTGCTGGAGAATGATATAGTTCAGTAGAATTTAGAATTATTGGGTCTATGGTCATCAATAAATTTAGAAACACATGAGATGTTTCATGGATTATACTGTCAAAAAAATATAAAAATTGTTGTTCTTCAGAATCAAGCAATTTATAGCGAAGGATAATCATGCCAAAATACTTTAAACTCGTTGCTGCTGTAGCAAAAAAAATTCCTTTCGATATATGTAATACTGCGAGTATTTCTTGAATTTCGTTATACAATTTTTTATTTGTTTTCTTAATAACACTAAATACTTTAGCTATTTGTTTTTTAGCTAAATCATATTCAGTAGTTGAAAGTTGCTCAAATGTTTCAATTTTATTAGATACAGACCGAACATAATTTAGTTGGTTCTCTATAATTGGGTTATTTTGATCATTATCAATCAGAAATTCTTGTATATAAAAATTATCAATACTGAATTCATTTAATAAATGACAGAGATTATCAACTTCATCCTTCTTTTGGCCATAAAGAGCTTCTAAAACAGAGTAGTAATAAAAATACAGCATAGGAGAGAAATGTTTATTAACATCTAAACTGTTTATCTTTTTTAAAAGCAAATTGAAATTTGCGTTAAGTCCCTTCTCTGCGGCAAGAATAAGCTCCAAAAAACTTTTCCTTGTTCGTTTTCTAAGGTAACAATGCATAACCTTTATATGGGTTTTGCCCATAAAAGGTTGCATTGGAAGTGTGTATAATAATTTTTGGTTAATAGTCATATGTTATTCCTGTAAGAATTATACAACTGTAACCAAGTTTAATTTTAACTATAGCTCGCTCATATCTTATGCAGGCGCTTGTACTGTAGGTATTTTATCTGCGCCGTCTTTGACAGTATTAGAGGGAACTTTAAATGCCGAACGTTGCTCTGACAATGATTCATTAAGCCTTTTCTTAGACTCACCTTGGTTATGCTTTGCTCTTTTATTCATAATAAACCCCTAAAAAGATAAAACAAATAAGCAGAACTTAATCTACTTAATTATGATTATAGACTATGAGTTTTCTTAAGGTTTAGTTAGCGAAATTAATTTCAGAACCACTATCTTTAATATTTTCATAACTACTTGAATTTAAATTAGTAATAAAGAATAAATAATTAAAATTTAACTAAGAGGAGATTAAATGAATAACACTGAGCTATAGCAATATATAGCTCAATGTTAATAATTAAATAAGTAAAAATAGCCTAATATTATTTTAAATATTATGTAATAAATAGCTACCTAATTTGTGGCGTTAATTGAGTACTTTGCTCTTCTTTTTCAGGCCAAACCCGCTTAAAAAAATTAAACGAATATTGCCGACTGTCAGGTTGTATAGAGTTACATGCATTAGGGCAGGTCGGTACTAATAAATGTGAGAGAACAGTATGGCCATTTGCTGTATCTGCATTTTTATATTTTTCTGCAGAGACATAAAATTTATGAGATTTAGGATTATCCTGTAGCCATTCCTCTTCAATAGGAGAAAGTACCTCACCTTGTTGCTTTTTCGCCTTTAATGCTTTTGTTTTTTCTTTTACTAATGCATAAATTGATGCTTTGTTATAAGGCACTAATTTATCATCTGCAAAACGTTTGCCCTGCTTATCTTTTTTAGAGCGAACGACAACATAGTCCCGATTATGGGGAGGAATTGCTGAAAATTGTTTTTCTACATTTAAAGACCAGCCGCTCACAATAATAAGAGGATTTAAAATAAATTTAACAGAACCATAAATAAGCCAATTTAACCAAGTTTTAGGGTGAAGCGGATTTGCTTCTTTAGGAGGGCGACTACGCTGTTCAATAATAGCAGTTATAGAGCGAAACGATCGAGCATCATATAATTTAACGGGTAATTTATCTTCTGCATTTAATATACCCGCGGTATGTGCAGCAACATTTCCGCCTAAGCACTCACCCATAAAAGCAATATTTTGGGCATTCGCGCCTAATTTAATTAAACGTTGGGCCTGAGCAAGTGCATCATCATAAAGATCTTGCTCGCTTTTTATAATTCCTTTACTTAAACCTATGCCGCGATAATTAAAAGCAATCACAGTGACATTTAATTCTCTAGCATAAATTTGATAAAGTTTAAGCCAATCTACAAAATTATTACTTCTAGGCATTGCTGTAATAATGAACCGCCGTTTACTTATGTCTTGATTCGCTGATTTTGGATTGCGGACTTCTACGGAATCAAGGATAGCATTATCTGGCGTTTGTAACTTATAGAAATAAAGGTGATTTCTATTTTGGCGAAAATCATACCTTAAACGTTGCTGTAATTTCTGAAAAAATCGCTCTTGTTGGTCTTCATTAAGTTGTTCAAGACCGCGAAAATGAATTTGCTCAAATTTAAACTTCGGATTATCACCTTTAATCTTAGCCTCAACTTTGTTAACTAATTTATCTAAATAATTATCAATATACTTTTCAGCACGTGGTTTAGGAAATAAGTGAGTTACCCCGCTTAATAAAACATCTAAAATTTTTACTGTAATCGTATGGTTAACTAAAAAATTTCGCCAGTTTAATAGTTCTCTGATTAAAATATGCTTTTTTGGTAAAATGTTAATAATATCCATTTCTTCCGAAGGCATAAATAAGGGATCAGGGTATTTAGGATTTTGTACGATAAGGGCATCATCTTTTTCTTCTTTCCGAAAAAGAGGATTGATGACTAGATAACTAAGTAGGCGACCCACAAGTATTTGGAAAAGGGTGTAAGGGAGTTTAATTAAATGTTTTAAAAATTGGCCAATTTGCTCTAAAGGTTTTTTCTTCGGATTTTCTAAACGATAAAACCCACCGTATTTACTTTCAGACTTTTTAAGTTTTACATTTAAATTTGTCATAAATAATACATTTGCGTATAAAAATGCGCAGTCTATACTATTTTATAACTTTTGTGCAACTTTATAAGAAGCTAGCAATGCTGAGCCTTAGAAGTCAGGAGCTTTATTTAAGATAATTAACTTGTTAAATACTATATTGCTGGTTATTTCAACATTAGAAAATACTTAAAATCATTTTAAAAGAAATCTCTTAAGTTAAACTATTTATAACTGACGGTTAGACTCGATTGATCTTAATTAACTTTCTTTATTAAAAAAATACTCTCCCATATTCTCAGTAAAAAAATCCGGTGTTTCATAGTGTTGTAAAATTGCTTTAGCTTTTTCTAATAAAGATTCATCCTTAAATTCTTTTAATAATTTAATGTCCTTATCAATATACTCTGGTCTATCAGCACCAATAATAACAGAGCTAATATGAGGATCTTGATAAAGGAAGGCGAGAGCAAGGCTGGTGAGTTGGTTATAATCCTGGTGAGTTAATTCAAGTAAAGCGCGTATTTTTGGACCATAGGGTAGATTAGGGTCATCGATATGTTGTTTGACATAAGGCGTTAATAAGCCTGTACCGAGCCCGCCCCTTATAATAATCCCCATTCCTTTAGCATAAGCTGCATCAATATAAGGTTTATTGCGTTGATTAATTAAACTATATTCCATTTCTATGACATCAAAAAGATCCATATCGATCGCATATTGAGCAGGCTCTCCATTAACTGAGACACCAATAAAGCTTAACTTTCCCAGTGCCTTTAATTCCTGTAAAGCTTTCACCGCTTCGCCTTTTTTTAAGACTTCAATCGCTGTTTTATTATCTAAATGGAGTAATACTATATCCAATTTATCTGTCTTTAATTTTTGTAAGCTCTCATGCACATCTTGAAAAATGGCTTCTCGGCTAAAATCATAATCAGCCGCAGGTTTTGCACAATAAATTTCATCATAAGCTTTTTGCTCACAACGTGGATCATTGGCTTTAATATTATGCTCACCTGGTTTAGTAATTAAAAGGTAGTTATAGGCTGTGCGTGGAATATAGCGTCCAATACGCTCTTCACTTAAGCCATAAGAAGATGCTGTATCAATGACGGTAATATTATTTCTTAGGGCTTGCAGTAATACTGCTTGTGCCACTGATTCTGATGGATGTAAGCTTTCTTCACCTGCGATACCCCAGGCTCTTCCTAGCTCAACGGTCCCTAAACCAATAAAAGAAACTGCTCTATCTATTTTTTTTATATAGCGCTTAGGCAATTCAGATGGCGGGTTAGATTCAGCCCTTTTAGAAAAGGAATAATGTCCTATAACGAGTAGTAACAAACTTAAGAGAGAGAGTAAAAACTTCATTGTAAATTTCCTATCCTAAAGTAACGTCTAAACTAAAAATCGCTTTATATGCAATAAATCGTTAAATCTTAAGTATGAAATGCCACCATTAATATTAATGGATTATAAATAATTTTATTTAACACTGCTGCGCTTTATCTTGTTAGTTCCCTTTTTATTAGTCACTCTATTAAATATTAATCAATTAGTGTATAATAAGTACAATTTTATTATTTTTTATAATGTAGGTTGCCTTGATAATCTTAACCCCAGAACAAGATCAAAACAAGGAAGCATTGATCCGATACATTATTATTAAAGCATTTAATATGACTGTTTATTTTAAAGGATTCGATGAATTATTAATTATGATGGATGTTGCTGATGAATTCGAAAAGTATGATCCTGCGTCAACTTTAACATATGTAATAGAGCATGTTACTGAAAGCTGGGAGACTTATCATACAGGCATTGACGCAAATTATAGTAACGATGGGCATTATCATTTTAGAAGAAAAGATGAACTACCGCTTAGCTTTGCTGATATTCAGTTATTATTAGATACTCTGTATAAATATTCGCTGCTTACGAGTCAACAACATAATAGCTTATTACACCAAATTCTTAAAATTCAGAATATGAA is a window of Legionella busanensis DNA encoding:
- a CDS encoding aldo/keto reductase; amino-acid sequence: MKFLLSLLSLLLLVIGHYSFSKRAESNPPSELPKRYIKKIDRAVSFIGLGTVELGRAWGIAGEESLHPSESVAQAVLLQALRNNITVIDTASSYGLSEERIGRYIPRTAYNYLLITKPGEHNIKANDPRCEQKAYDEIYCAKPAADYDFSREAIFQDVHESLQKLKTDKLDIVLLHLDNKTAIEVLKKGEAVKALQELKALGKLSFIGVSVNGEPAQYAIDMDLFDVIEMEYSLINQRNKPYIDAAYAKGMGIIIRGGLGTGLLTPYVKQHIDDPNLPYGPKIRALLELTHQDYNQLTSLALAFLYQDPHISSVIIGADRPEYIDKDIKLLKEFKDESLLEKAKAILQHYETPDFFTENMGEYFFNKES